In Myxococcus virescens, a single window of DNA contains:
- the cmk gene encoding (d)CMP kinase: MSARPFIVAIDGPAGAGKSSVSKLLARRLGFSLVDTGAIYRCVAVMAQREGIAFDDDAGLGALLGRVHIHFQVVGEENHVFLGGQDVSGEIRTPDISMAASQVSGRPVVRAGLLQLQRRLALEAEKGAILEGRDIGTVVFPDADAKFFLAASPEVRARRRYEELFQKGVESSLDAVLADQTKRDRDDSARAVAPLKAAEDAVHVDSSSIPLSEVVHGMESEILRRLAQRA, translated from the coding sequence ATGAGCGCCCGGCCTTTCATCGTCGCCATCGACGGCCCCGCGGGCGCCGGTAAGTCCTCGGTGTCCAAGCTGCTGGCGCGCCGGCTGGGCTTCTCGCTGGTGGACACGGGCGCCATCTACCGCTGCGTGGCCGTGATGGCCCAGCGTGAGGGCATCGCCTTCGACGACGACGCGGGCCTGGGTGCGCTGCTGGGCCGCGTGCACATCCACTTCCAGGTGGTGGGCGAGGAGAACCACGTCTTCCTGGGCGGCCAGGACGTGTCCGGGGAGATTCGCACGCCAGACATCTCCATGGCGGCGTCCCAGGTGTCCGGGCGGCCGGTCGTGCGCGCGGGCCTGCTGCAGCTCCAGCGGCGGCTGGCGCTGGAGGCGGAGAAGGGCGCCATTCTGGAGGGCCGTGACATCGGCACGGTGGTGTTCCCGGACGCGGACGCGAAGTTCTTCCTGGCGGCCAGCCCCGAGGTGCGCGCCCGGCGCCGCTACGAGGAGCTGTTCCAGAAGGGCGTGGAGAGCAGCCTGGACGCCGTGCTCGCGGACCAGACGAAGCGGGACCGCGACGACTCCGCCCGCGCCGTGGCGCCGCTGAAGGCCGCCGAGGACGCGGTGCACGTGGACTCCAGCAGCATCCCCCTGTCGGAGGTGGTGCACGGGATGGAGTCTGAAATCCTGCGCCGGCTGGCCCAGCGCGCCTAG
- the hisC gene encoding histidinol-phosphate transaminase, producing MRPLVPTHVETLKPYVPGKPIEETEREFGLKGVIKLASNENPLGPSPRAVEAMRNVSGATHLYPDATSFHLVRKLAAHVDVNPEQVVLGSGSNELIELLIRTFTTPEDEILLCQGSFSAYRISAQAHGRPFVEVPMREGFQYDLEAMAKAITPRTRMVFLANPDNPTGTAFSRDALTRFLAAVPPEVLVVHDEAYFEFVEWPEYTSAVPLVGRHPNLVALRTFSKIHGLAGVRLGYGIMDARLAAYLHRTRMPFNLTVLAQAAGLAALEDTEHVRRTREVNRAGLDYFAAELPKLGGTLTHSHANFVFVDFGRPAVALYEQLLRKGVIVRPFAGQGFPNHVRISVGTPAENARCVQVLKELLS from the coding sequence ATGCGACCGCTCGTCCCCACCCACGTTGAGACGCTCAAGCCGTACGTGCCCGGCAAGCCCATTGAAGAGACCGAGCGCGAGTTCGGCCTCAAGGGCGTCATCAAGCTGGCCTCGAACGAAAACCCACTGGGGCCCTCCCCGCGCGCCGTGGAGGCCATGCGGAACGTCTCTGGCGCGACGCACCTGTACCCCGACGCCACGTCCTTCCACCTGGTGCGCAAGCTGGCCGCGCACGTGGACGTGAATCCGGAGCAGGTGGTGCTGGGCAGCGGCTCCAACGAGCTCATCGAGCTGCTCATCCGCACCTTCACCACGCCGGAGGACGAAATCCTCCTGTGCCAGGGCTCCTTCTCCGCGTACCGCATCTCCGCGCAGGCCCACGGGCGGCCCTTCGTGGAGGTGCCCATGCGCGAGGGCTTCCAGTACGACCTGGAGGCCATGGCGAAGGCCATCACCCCGCGCACGCGGATGGTGTTCCTGGCCAACCCGGACAACCCCACGGGCACCGCGTTCAGCCGCGACGCCCTGACGCGCTTCCTGGCCGCGGTGCCGCCGGAGGTGCTGGTGGTGCACGACGAGGCCTACTTCGAGTTCGTCGAGTGGCCCGAGTACACCAGCGCCGTGCCGCTGGTCGGCCGGCACCCGAACCTGGTGGCGCTGCGCACCTTCAGCAAAATTCACGGGCTGGCGGGCGTGCGCCTGGGCTACGGCATCATGGATGCCCGGCTGGCGGCGTACCTGCACCGTACGCGCATGCCCTTCAACCTGACGGTGCTGGCCCAGGCCGCGGGTCTGGCGGCCCTGGAAGACACCGAGCACGTGCGCCGCACGCGTGAGGTGAACCGCGCGGGCCTGGACTACTTCGCCGCGGAGTTGCCGAAGCTGGGCGGCACGCTCACGCACAGCCACGCGAACTTCGTGTTCGTGGACTTCGGCCGTCCCGCGGTGGCGCTGTACGAGCAGCTGCTGCGCAAGGGCGTCATCGTCCGGCCCTTCGCGGGGCAGGGCTTCCCGAACCACGTGCGCATCTCCGTGGGCACGCCCGCGGAGAACGCGCGCTGCGTCCAGGTGTTGAAAGAGCTCCTGTCATGA
- a CDS encoding acetyl-CoA carboxylase carboxyltransferase subunit alpha, with protein MATGTSYVLEFERPLIELEKKIDELKVLSTSGTVDFSSEISKLEKKAKKLQTEIFSDLTRWQVVQMSRHPNRPYFLDYVHYLFTDFVELCGDRAFGEDPSIVGGFARFDGKPVMVMGHQKGRNTKENMARNFGMPRPEGYRKARRLMELAERFEKPILTFVDTPGAYPGIGAEERGQAEAIAVNLEVMSRLRVPIISTVVGEGGSGGALAIGVGNRVLMLQNSVYSVISPEGCASILFRDAAKADKAADAMRLTAKDLLEMKIIDEAIAEPAGGAHRDPAKMAEALGKTLRKHLGQLAELSPDELVQDRYAKFRALGVFSGR; from the coding sequence ATGGCAACCGGTACCAGCTATGTGCTCGAGTTCGAGCGCCCCCTGATTGAGCTGGAAAAGAAGATCGACGAGCTCAAGGTCCTCTCCACCAGCGGAACGGTGGACTTCTCCTCGGAGATCTCCAAGCTCGAGAAGAAGGCGAAGAAGCTCCAGACGGAGATCTTCAGCGACCTGACTCGGTGGCAGGTGGTGCAGATGTCCCGGCACCCGAACCGCCCCTACTTCCTCGACTACGTCCACTACCTCTTCACCGACTTCGTCGAGCTGTGCGGTGACCGGGCCTTTGGCGAGGACCCGTCCATCGTCGGCGGCTTCGCGCGCTTCGACGGCAAGCCGGTGATGGTGATGGGCCACCAGAAGGGCCGCAACACCAAGGAGAACATGGCGCGCAACTTCGGCATGCCGCGCCCGGAGGGCTACCGCAAGGCCCGCCGCCTCATGGAGCTGGCCGAGCGCTTCGAGAAGCCCATCCTCACCTTCGTCGACACGCCGGGCGCGTACCCGGGCATCGGCGCCGAGGAGCGTGGGCAGGCCGAGGCCATCGCCGTCAACCTGGAGGTCATGAGCCGGCTGCGCGTGCCCATCATCTCCACGGTGGTGGGTGAGGGTGGTTCCGGCGGCGCGCTGGCCATTGGCGTGGGCAACCGCGTGCTGATGCTCCAGAACAGCGTCTACTCCGTCATCTCCCCGGAGGGCTGCGCCTCCATCCTGTTCCGCGACGCCGCCAAGGCGGACAAGGCCGCGGACGCGATGCGGCTCACCGCGAAGGACCTGCTGGAGATGAAGATCATCGACGAGGCCATCGCCGAGCCCGCTGGTGGGGCCCACCGCGACCCCGCGAAGATGGCGGAGGCGCTGGGCAAGACGCTGCGCAAGCACCTGGGACAGCTCGCCGAGCTGTCGCCCGATGAACTGGTCCAGGACCGGTACGCGAAGTTTCGCGCGCTCGGTGTGTTCTCCGGACGCTGA
- a CDS encoding tetratricopeptide repeat protein: protein MHPALPLLLMALTGAAPTPNARGLNTQGFRLYQAGRYPEALERFQASARESPGYALAHYNLAATLGLLRKQGKVCEYSAHRDVIVEHLTQAVKLDARRLTRAKEDADFTPIRDTLGWQKLLGRSPAREADVPVLLREVSWFGPGVGVYGTTQELRFGPSGKVTLWTKEVGDDGTPRQKETRGRYTVRDRKVTLRLNGRAPLEGTLTETGALTFPGLETFTDSPSECEA, encoded by the coding sequence ATGCACCCCGCCCTGCCCCTGTTGCTCATGGCCCTCACGGGCGCCGCGCCCACCCCCAATGCTCGGGGACTGAACACCCAGGGCTTCCGGCTGTACCAGGCGGGGCGCTACCCAGAGGCCCTGGAGCGCTTCCAGGCGTCCGCCCGGGAGTCCCCGGGCTATGCGCTGGCCCACTACAACCTGGCCGCCACCCTGGGGCTGCTCCGCAAGCAGGGGAAGGTCTGCGAGTACAGCGCCCACCGGGACGTCATCGTCGAGCACCTCACCCAGGCGGTGAAGCTGGATGCCCGGCGGCTCACCCGCGCGAAGGAAGACGCGGACTTCACCCCCATCCGGGACACCCTGGGCTGGCAGAAGCTGCTGGGCCGCAGCCCGGCGAGGGAGGCGGATGTCCCCGTGCTGCTGCGCGAGGTGTCCTGGTTCGGCCCGGGTGTGGGCGTCTACGGCACCACCCAGGAGCTGCGCTTCGGCCCCTCCGGCAAGGTCACCCTGTGGACGAAGGAGGTGGGCGACGACGGGACGCCCCGCCAGAAGGAGACGCGGGGCCGCTACACGGTGCGCGACAGGAAGGTAACGCTCCGGTTGAATGGCCGCGCGCCGCTGGAAGGCACGCTGACGGAGACGGGCGCGCTCACCTTCCCCGGCCTGGAGACGTTCACCGACTCACCTTCGGAATGCGAGGCGTGA
- a CDS encoding ArsA family ATPase, protein MSDARVLHFFGGKGGVGKTTLAAAYALRLSEEAPKERVLLVSLDPVRSLSDLVKKKLPAKATKLVPGKGDGGVYGLEVEPAALMKPFLASYLPALSKAAAKGTHVSEDDMGKLYQQAVPGLEELVALFHVVDLLEDEAFDRIVVDAAPTSHTLRLFDLPASLRKFLGLVKAGGDKTEAPAKKGKKAAAAADAPGFLDQVGQKAEKLLALLKDATRTAFHLVALAEPVPEAQTRMLFTQLRERGLPVTEIVVNQIEDKDGCPACQGRRGLQAPHVRKFQALDKTVPVHLLGRREVAPRGLDGLALLAKAWAAGKETKALEFAAAEGPPALVRAPSMPPIAAPPLPPTRLIFFVGQGGVGKSSCAAAAAVTLTEKEGPVLLISTDPAHSLSDVLQSRLTDTETQVKGTKGLYARELDIAGWFNALRKRVKEKAEKAFEGAPRSGSEVPSDLLYLRNLLECAPPGIDELAALSCLTDALVQERFKRIVVDSAPVVTSVRVVEMAETAKTWLGALHAVLTKHRAKGLGELADDIAGMIKHVKRFEDALASPSEARFVVVTRGEELAAARTERLVEYLREKKLPVERVLVNRVGPKSTCDKCENRRKLELNAAKAIEKKLGLPVTMAPALGRHPAGLRELKAFRTAWYALSPPAAKTKAA, encoded by the coding sequence ATGAGCGACGCGCGAGTACTTCACTTCTTCGGCGGCAAAGGCGGGGTAGGTAAGACCACGCTCGCGGCGGCATATGCGTTGAGGCTGTCGGAGGAGGCGCCCAAGGAGCGGGTGCTGCTCGTGTCGTTGGACCCGGTCCGCTCCCTGTCGGACCTGGTGAAGAAGAAGCTCCCTGCCAAGGCGACCAAGCTGGTCCCGGGCAAGGGAGACGGCGGCGTGTACGGCCTGGAAGTGGAGCCGGCGGCGCTGATGAAGCCCTTCCTGGCCTCCTACCTGCCAGCGCTGTCGAAGGCCGCGGCGAAGGGCACGCACGTGTCGGAAGACGACATGGGCAAGCTGTACCAGCAGGCGGTGCCGGGGCTGGAGGAGCTGGTGGCGCTCTTCCACGTGGTGGACCTGCTGGAGGACGAGGCGTTCGACCGCATCGTGGTGGACGCCGCGCCGACCAGCCACACCCTGCGGCTGTTCGACCTGCCGGCGAGCCTGCGCAAGTTCCTGGGCCTGGTGAAGGCCGGTGGGGACAAGACGGAGGCGCCGGCGAAGAAGGGCAAGAAGGCGGCCGCCGCGGCCGATGCGCCCGGCTTCCTGGATCAGGTGGGGCAGAAGGCGGAGAAGCTGCTGGCGCTGCTGAAGGACGCCACGCGCACGGCCTTCCACCTGGTGGCGCTGGCGGAGCCGGTGCCCGAGGCGCAGACGCGCATGCTCTTCACCCAGCTTCGCGAGCGCGGGCTGCCGGTGACGGAGATCGTCGTCAATCAGATCGAGGACAAGGACGGCTGTCCCGCGTGTCAGGGGCGCCGCGGCCTACAGGCCCCCCACGTCCGCAAGTTCCAGGCGCTGGACAAGACGGTGCCGGTGCACCTGCTGGGCCGGCGTGAAGTGGCGCCGCGCGGGCTGGATGGCCTGGCGCTGCTTGCCAAGGCGTGGGCCGCTGGCAAGGAGACCAAGGCGCTGGAGTTCGCCGCGGCAGAAGGGCCTCCGGCGCTGGTGCGCGCGCCGTCCATGCCGCCCATCGCCGCGCCGCCGCTGCCGCCCACGCGGCTCATCTTCTTCGTGGGGCAGGGCGGGGTGGGCAAGAGCTCCTGCGCCGCCGCCGCCGCGGTGACGCTGACGGAGAAGGAGGGGCCGGTGCTCCTCATCTCCACGGATCCGGCGCACTCGCTGTCGGACGTGCTGCAGAGCCGTCTGACGGACACGGAGACGCAGGTAAAGGGCACCAAGGGCCTGTACGCGCGCGAGCTGGACATCGCCGGCTGGTTCAATGCCCTGCGCAAGCGGGTGAAGGAGAAGGCGGAGAAGGCCTTCGAGGGCGCGCCCCGGTCGGGCAGCGAGGTGCCCTCGGATCTGCTCTACCTGCGCAACCTGCTGGAGTGCGCGCCGCCGGGCATCGACGAGCTGGCCGCGCTGTCCTGCCTGACGGACGCGCTGGTGCAGGAGCGCTTCAAGCGCATCGTGGTGGACTCGGCGCCGGTGGTGACGTCCGTGCGCGTGGTGGAAATGGCGGAGACGGCCAAGACGTGGCTGGGCGCGCTGCACGCGGTGCTGACCAAGCACCGCGCCAAGGGCCTGGGCGAGCTGGCGGACGACATCGCCGGGATGATCAAGCACGTGAAGCGCTTCGAGGACGCGCTGGCCTCCCCGAGCGAGGCGCGCTTCGTGGTCGTCACGCGTGGCGAGGAGCTGGCCGCGGCCCGCACCGAGCGGCTGGTGGAGTACCTGCGGGAGAAGAAGCTCCCCGTGGAGCGGGTGCTCGTCAACCGCGTGGGCCCCAAGTCCACCTGCGACAAGTGCGAGAACCGGCGCAAGCTGGAGCTCAACGCGGCGAAGGCCATTGAGAAGAAGCTGGGCCTGCCGGTGACCATGGCGCCGGCCCTGGGCCGTCACCCGGCGGGTCTGCGCGAGCTGAAGGCCTTCCGCACGGCGTGGTACGCGCTGTCGCCGCCGGCCGCGAAGACCAAGGCGGCCTGA
- the nla6 gene encoding enhancer binding protein Nla6: MGSARILAVDDERDTCEALADMLSAWGHKVEIAFDGHDALRKANEFRPDVVLSDLAMPETDGLWLLRNLKEELPDCPVVFLTGRGTIDAAVESIREGAYDFIVKPLDTARLKVCIDRALEKKETMREVQTLRRRLKQLGSSDLIAQSVGMRKVIELVEKVAPSKASVSISGESGTGKEVVSRAVHNLSLRRDKPFIAINCASIPATLIESELFGHERGAFTGADQRRPGVFEMAHGGTLFLDELGEIPIELQAKLLRVLEEGKLRRLGGKVEIEVDVRVLCATNRDLKQEIKNGRFREDLYFRLNVFQIHLPPLRERRDDVPILVQHFVDKFRGDSGKRVSGVHPEAMEVLKNYDWPGNIRELRNAVERAVILCDGELITREHLPPDMAGKSPERHTFRLPFGLSLDAVEREYILGSLQRNGNNKARTAEVLGVSEKTLYNKLNRYAAEARAQQAPGGGGGPLGGQGSDGAMGAVGTNSFVIR, translated from the coding sequence TTGGGCAGCGCACGAATCCTGGCCGTGGATGACGAACGCGACACGTGTGAGGCGCTGGCGGACATGCTCAGCGCCTGGGGACACAAGGTCGAGATCGCATTCGACGGGCATGACGCCCTTCGCAAGGCGAACGAGTTCCGGCCGGACGTGGTCCTGTCGGATCTGGCCATGCCGGAGACGGATGGGCTCTGGTTGCTGCGCAACCTGAAGGAGGAGCTGCCGGACTGCCCGGTGGTCTTCCTGACGGGGCGAGGCACCATCGACGCCGCGGTGGAGTCCATCCGCGAGGGCGCCTACGACTTCATCGTCAAGCCGCTGGATACCGCGCGGCTCAAGGTCTGTATCGACCGGGCGCTGGAGAAGAAGGAGACGATGCGCGAGGTGCAGACGCTGCGGCGGCGTCTGAAGCAGCTCGGCTCGTCGGACCTGATTGCGCAGTCCGTGGGCATGCGCAAGGTCATCGAGCTGGTGGAGAAGGTGGCGCCCTCCAAGGCCAGCGTGTCCATCAGCGGCGAGTCCGGCACGGGCAAGGAAGTGGTGTCCCGCGCGGTGCACAACCTGTCCCTGCGCCGCGACAAGCCCTTCATCGCCATCAACTGCGCGTCCATCCCGGCCACGCTCATCGAGTCCGAGCTGTTCGGCCACGAGCGCGGCGCCTTCACCGGCGCGGATCAGCGGCGGCCCGGCGTGTTCGAGATGGCCCACGGCGGCACGCTCTTCCTGGACGAATTGGGTGAGATTCCCATCGAGCTGCAGGCCAAGCTCCTGCGCGTGCTGGAAGAGGGCAAGCTGCGCCGGCTGGGCGGCAAGGTGGAGATCGAGGTGGACGTGCGCGTGCTCTGCGCCACCAACCGCGACCTCAAGCAGGAGATCAAGAACGGGCGCTTCCGCGAGGATCTCTACTTCCGCCTCAACGTCTTCCAGATCCACCTGCCGCCCCTGCGCGAGCGCCGCGACGACGTCCCCATCCTGGTGCAGCACTTCGTGGACAAGTTCCGCGGCGACTCCGGCAAGCGCGTCAGCGGCGTGCACCCGGAGGCCATGGAGGTCCTGAAGAACTACGACTGGCCGGGCAACATCCGCGAACTGCGCAACGCGGTGGAGCGCGCCGTCATCCTGTGCGACGGGGAGCTGATCACCCGCGAGCACCTGCCGCCCGACATGGCCGGCAAGAGCCCGGAGCGCCACACCTTCCGGCTGCCCTTCGGGCTGAGCCTGGACGCGGTGGAGCGCGAGTACATCCTGGGCAGCCTCCAGCGGAACGGGAACAACAAGGCCCGCACCGCCGAGGTGCTGGGGGTGAGCGAGAAGACGCTCTACAACAAGCTCAACCGCTACGCGGCCGAGGCCCGCGCGCAGCAGGCGCCCGGCGGCGGTGGCGGCCCCCTGGGCGGGCAGGGGAGTGACGGCGCGATGGGGGCCGTGGGCACCAACTCGTTCGTCATCCGCTGA
- a CDS encoding histidine kinase dimerization/phospho-acceptor domain-containing protein, whose product MAPVGRRRGWIRENPEEFQLVTSTAMSNSASSVEDAPQPVVGAARYLAVPTLMDSLLHDVRNPLNALAIHLEVLSEKLKAETGSVPPSQEKNLKAMRDQIQRVDAILKLFSDFVVFRGGAPGVADLSEATTRALGVLGHEGRKRRVQVQAAVEAGVQVRLQDTSELGFFLIQALLRAFRRAENGGSIRVTVRGDESSAVLEVEDSAGACPEPLPEAVAALQLRCSQLGVDLYVRAGLCRLSFSRA is encoded by the coding sequence TTGGCTCCGGTTGGGCGGCGGCGGGGGTGGATCAGGGAAAATCCCGAGGAGTTCCAGTTGGTTACCTCGACAGCAATGTCAAATAGTGCATCCTCTGTTGAGGACGCGCCGCAGCCCGTGGTGGGCGCGGCCCGGTATCTGGCCGTCCCCACGCTGATGGACAGCCTGCTGCACGACGTCCGCAATCCGCTGAACGCGCTGGCCATCCACCTGGAGGTCCTGTCGGAGAAGCTGAAGGCGGAGACGGGGAGCGTGCCGCCGTCGCAGGAGAAGAACCTCAAGGCCATGCGCGATCAGATCCAGCGCGTGGACGCCATCCTGAAGCTGTTCAGCGACTTCGTCGTCTTCCGAGGCGGCGCGCCGGGCGTGGCGGACCTGTCGGAGGCCACCACGCGGGCGCTGGGCGTGCTGGGGCACGAGGGCCGCAAGCGCCGCGTCCAGGTCCAGGCGGCGGTGGAGGCGGGCGTCCAGGTCCGCCTGCAGGACACGTCGGAGCTGGGCTTCTTCCTCATCCAGGCGCTGCTGCGCGCCTTCCGCCGGGCGGAGAACGGCGGCTCCATCCGGGTCACGGTGCGCGGGGACGAGTCGAGCGCGGTGCTGGAGGTCGAGGATTCGGCCGGCGCCTGCCCCGAGCCCCTGCCCGAAGCCGTGGCCGCGCTGCAACTGCGCTGTTCACAGTTGGGCGTCGACCTGTACGTCCGGGCGGGGCTGTGCCGCCTGAGTTTCTCCCGCGCCTGA
- a CDS encoding deoxycytidylate deaminase codes for MAGRVSWDQYFMDIATQVASRATCDRKHVGAVIVRGRTILSTGYNGAIRGLPHCDDVGHMMENGHCVATVHAEANAIIQAATNGVSIDGATIYTTASPCWPCFKLIANAGLVRIVFGEFYRDPRIFEYAARLKLDLVGLGDAARPPASGA; via the coding sequence ATGGCCGGACGTGTCTCGTGGGATCAGTACTTCATGGACATCGCGACGCAGGTGGCCTCGCGCGCCACGTGTGATCGCAAGCACGTGGGCGCCGTCATCGTCCGGGGCAGGACCATCCTGTCCACCGGCTACAACGGCGCCATCCGCGGGCTGCCGCACTGCGATGACGTGGGCCACATGATGGAGAACGGACACTGCGTGGCCACCGTCCACGCGGAGGCCAACGCCATCATCCAGGCCGCCACCAACGGCGTCAGCATCGACGGGGCGACCATCTACACCACCGCCTCGCCTTGCTGGCCGTGCTTCAAGCTGATCGCCAACGCGGGCCTGGTGCGCATCGTGTTCGGCGAGTTCTACCGGGACCCTCGCATCTTCGAGTACGCGGCCCGGCTGAAGCTGGACCTGGTGGGTCTGGGCGATGCCGCCCGGCCTCCCGCCTCGGGTGCCTGA
- a CDS encoding S1 family peptidase has translation MTRFLLGAPALLALVSCAGAPPQPAAATPASQVAPVVERVIAVPDAPRMTRKEQVRRILPHNVRLQLASQGRVRSTASGVVVGAERDANGATVAWVVTNAHAVAMDGMEAPELRVLVDRRAESLEHRGEVVAMGEVPDLDLALVRVPGLDLPAVELADDAELELGEDVVVAASPFGRALSLSGGMLSQVEWDKASQRPKMVKTDAPIGYGASGGGIFSLTTGRLLAIVEGYRTAKVDFEVQEENYSFDVPMPGETFAAPSAKVRHFLQAKGFGRLLARKPMTEGGVAHAAGR, from the coding sequence ATGACCCGCTTCCTCCTGGGCGCCCCCGCCCTGCTCGCCCTCGTGTCGTGCGCCGGTGCTCCGCCTCAGCCGGCCGCCGCCACCCCCGCATCCCAGGTGGCGCCCGTCGTCGAGCGTGTCATCGCGGTGCCGGACGCGCCGCGCATGACGCGCAAGGAGCAGGTGCGGCGCATCCTCCCGCACAACGTGCGGCTGCAACTGGCCTCGCAGGGCAGGGTGCGCAGCACGGCGTCGGGCGTGGTGGTGGGCGCCGAGCGGGACGCGAACGGCGCCACGGTCGCCTGGGTGGTCACCAACGCACACGCGGTGGCCATGGACGGGATGGAGGCTCCGGAGCTGCGCGTGCTGGTGGACCGCCGCGCGGAGTCGCTGGAGCACCGGGGCGAGGTGGTGGCGATGGGCGAGGTGCCTGACCTGGACCTCGCGCTGGTGCGCGTGCCGGGGCTGGACCTGCCCGCGGTGGAGCTGGCGGACGACGCGGAGCTGGAGCTGGGCGAGGACGTGGTGGTGGCCGCCTCGCCGTTCGGCCGCGCGCTGTCGCTGTCCGGCGGCATGCTGTCCCAGGTCGAGTGGGACAAGGCCTCCCAGCGCCCGAAGATGGTGAAGACGGACGCCCCCATCGGCTACGGCGCGTCGGGCGGCGGCATCTTCAGCCTGACGACGGGCCGGCTGCTGGCCATCGTCGAGGGCTACCGCACCGCGAAGGTGGACTTCGAGGTGCAGGAGGAGAACTACAGCTTCGACGTGCCCATGCCCGGAGAGACGTTCGCCGCACCCAGCGCGAAGGTGCGCCACTTCCTCCAGGCCAAGGGCTTTGGCCGGCTGCTGGCGCGCAAGCCCATGACGGAAGGTGGCGTCGCACACGCCGCCGGGCGTTAG